Below is a window of Spelaeicoccus albus DNA.
GTTCGAGGGTTTCCAGCTCGGCGGCATCCGCTCCCCCGGCCACGACGAACCGGGCCGGCGTGCCGCGGAGCATTTCAGCCGCATCGATCAAAAGACCAAAGTTCTTTTGCGGCGCCACCCTGCCGACAGTCAACACCAGCGTGGTGTCGTCGCCGACGCCGAGTTCGCCGCGCAGTCGCCCACGCACATCCGCACTATCGCCCGCGCCGTCGACGGCTCCACCCCCACCGGAAGTTCCGCCCACGCCCCCGGAGGCGTCGAGGACGCGGCGCGGCGCGGCGACCGGCATCAGCCGTGCTTCCGGCGCCCCGAGCGCCAGCGCACGTTCGACCAGATCGCGGCTGGCCCCCAGCGTCAGATCGGCCCTCCGGGCAATGAACCTTTCGACGAGGCCGAGCACCTTGGCGCGCAGTCCGCCGCCGAGCACCGCGTTATGCCAGGTCGCGACGACCCCGGGCCCGGCCGGCCGCCGCGTACCGCGAGCCAGCACGGCCACTAGCGCGGCGCGGAATCCGTGAGCGTGGACGACGTCGGGCCGCACGTCGCGAATGATGGCGCGCAGTTCCGATACGCTCCTCCTGTCGGCCGGCGACAACTGCGCCGGGACTTCCAACCGCCGGTAGTCCGCCACCTCCGCGAAGCCGAACTGCTCGTTTGCCGCTTCCGGCCCGGCGATGACAACGCTGTGGCCGGCGCGTGCGAATTCGCCGGCGATCGATTTCACGTGAGTGCCGACGCCGCCGGCCGACGAACCGAGCACCAGGAGGATCCGCATCACGCCGTCCTCCGCGCCGCTCGTTGCCTCCGCGCCGCTCGCCTCATCCGCGTCGTCCTCGCTCATCGCCGGGACGCCGCGGCCGGCTGCTGCTGAGTGATGCAGTGGATACCGCCGCCGCGGGCAAAGAGTTCACGCGCGTCGACCGGCACGACGGTTCGGCCGGGATAGACGTCAGCCAGAATCTCCGCCGCGCGGTCGTCGTTCGGGTCGTCGAAGCTGCAGGCGATCACGCCGCCGCCCACGACCAGGTGGTTCACGTAGCTGTAGTCGACGGGGCCGTCTGCGTCGGTCAACACGGCCGGGGCCGGCAAGTCGACGATGGTCCACGCGCGCCCTGCCGCGTCGGTCGACGTCTCCAGCGAACGCCGGATCTGCGCGCTGACCTCATGATCGGGATGCGCCGGGTCGCGTTGATCGTGTAGCAGCACCGTGCCGGGGCCGGGAACAGCGGCCACGATGTCCACGTGCCCGCGCGTGCCGAACTCCTGCCCGTCGCGGGTCAGGCCGCGCGGAAGCCAGACGACGTGGGTCGCGCCGATCGTGCGCGCCAGTTCGGCCTCGACGTCATGCTTGGTCCAGCCGGGATTGCGCCCCGGGTCGAGCTGTACCGTCTCGGTGACCAGCGCCGTGCCCTCGCCGTCGACGTGGATGCCTCCGCCCTCGTTGACCAACGGCGAAGAGACCAGCTCGGCGCCCGCCAGCTCCGCCACGGCATCGCCGATCAGCTCGTCGTTGTCCCAGGTGGCCCAACTTTGCGCGCCCCAGCCGTTGAAGATCCACGACACGGCACCGAGCCGCCCATCGTCGCCGAGCACGAAAGTCGGACCCATATCGCGCATCCACGCATCGTCCAGGGGCCGGGTGATCAGTTCGATGGCGCCGTCCAGCCGCGCCCGCGCGATCTGCTCGTCGCCCGGGGACACCACCATCCGCACGGGCTCGAACCCGGCGACCGCGTTGGCGACCGCCGCCCACGTGTCGCGGGCGCGTTCGGCGTCCGCGGCGGTGTCGCCGAGGGTGTAGCCGGACGACGGCC
It encodes the following:
- a CDS encoding agmatine deiminase family protein, with product MTWTMPSETAPHECTWMAWPSSGYTLGDTAADAERARDTWAAVANAVAGFEPVRMVVSPGDEQIARARLDGAIELITRPLDDAWMRDMGPTFVLGDDGRLGAVSWIFNGWGAQSWATWDNDELIGDAVAELAGAELVSSPLVNEGGGIHVDGEGTALVTETVQLDPGRNPGWTKHDVEAELARTIGATHVVWLPRGLTRDGQEFGTRGHVDIVAAVPGPGTVLLHDQRDPAHPDHEVSAQIRRSLETSTDAAGRAWTIVDLPAPAVLTDADGPVDYSYVNHLVVGGGVIACSFDDPNDDRAAEILADVYPGRTVVPVDARELFARGGGIHCITQQQPAAASRR
- a CDS encoding glycosyltransferase family 4 protein, which translates into the protein MSEDDADEASGAEATSGAEDGVMRILLVLGSSAGGVGTHVKSIAGEFARAGHSVVIAGPEAANEQFGFAEVADYRRLEVPAQLSPADRRSVSELRAIIRDVRPDVVHAHGFRAALVAVLARGTRRPAGPGVVATWHNAVLGGGLRAKVLGLVERFIARRADLTLGASRDLVERALALGAPEARLMPVAAPRRVLDASGGVGGTSGGGGAVDGAGDSADVRGRLRGELGVGDDTTLVLTVGRVAPQKNFGLLIDAAEMLRGTPARFVVAGGADAAELETLERRIDKARLPIEFLGPRTDVGDLYRASDIFLLTSHWEARALVVQEAMAAGLPVVATAVGGVPELIDDAGILVQPGDGAPSGLSDAIRQLRADPARARELGDRARERAAGFPGEAEVAAMLLAVYAEALIR